In Chryseobacterium gotjawalense, the following are encoded in one genomic region:
- a CDS encoding glycosyltransferase family 4 protein — protein sequence MTKKTKIAFLCSGSPTDKKIWSGTIYQMYQAFLAQGFEVEWIPVNRFTSLESQLFLTVENLHKKIFNRGFNRNHFILKAFSASRKLQKNLKKSDADLIFAPTTIADIAFLKTKKPILYLNDATFHQLLNYYGGMSGFGWLSKKTTVFLEKSAFQKADALVFSSSWAAKHSVNFYKVPAEKVSVIKFGSNSTAPEKISEKEYHGEITFLFLGVEWERKGGQIALDTIKILRERNYPVKLQVVGCTPPVSDPEAMNVIPFLNKNNPQEAQQIFDFLQNSHFMFMPTRADCTPISFCEAASYGLPVISTDTGGVSAVVESGKTGILLPLQAKAEQYADAIELLLRDPEKIKTLSYNARTQYENELNWTVWGEKIAQIIEFLLKKTKTKL from the coding sequence ATGACAAAAAAAACCAAAATCGCATTTCTTTGCAGTGGTTCACCAACCGATAAGAAAATCTGGTCGGGAACTATTTATCAAATGTACCAAGCTTTTTTGGCGCAGGGTTTTGAAGTAGAATGGATTCCCGTAAACCGATTCACCTCTTTAGAATCTCAGCTTTTTCTGACCGTTGAAAATCTTCATAAAAAAATATTTAACCGCGGATTCAACCGCAATCATTTTATCCTGAAAGCTTTTTCAGCTTCCCGAAAACTTCAGAAAAATTTAAAAAAATCCGATGCAGATCTGATCTTTGCCCCAACGACCATTGCTGATATTGCTTTTTTGAAAACAAAAAAACCAATTCTTTATTTGAATGACGCTACTTTTCACCAACTTTTAAATTATTACGGCGGCATGAGCGGATTTGGCTGGCTATCAAAAAAGACCACCGTATTTTTAGAAAAATCAGCATTTCAAAAAGCTGATGCGCTGGTGTTTTCGTCAAGTTGGGCGGCAAAACATTCGGTGAATTTCTATAAGGTTCCAGCGGAGAAAGTCAGTGTGATTAAATTCGGGTCAAATTCTACCGCGCCGGAAAAAATTTCAGAAAAAGAGTATCACGGCGAAATCACGTTCCTTTTTTTAGGTGTTGAATGGGAACGGAAAGGCGGTCAAATCGCTTTAGATACCATCAAAATTTTACGGGAAAGAAATTATCCTGTAAAACTTCAGGTTGTGGGATGCACTCCGCCTGTTTCAGATCCTGAAGCGATGAATGTGATTCCTTTTTTAAACAAAAATAATCCGCAGGAAGCACAACAGATTTTTGATTTTCTGCAAAATTCTCATTTTATGTTCATGCCGACAAGAGCAGATTGCACACCGATTTCTTTTTGTGAAGCAGCGAGTTACGGCTTGCCTGTAATCTCCACCGATACAGGCGGCGTGAGCGCAGTTGTAGAATCTGGAAAAACCGGAATTCTTTTACCTTTACAAGCAAAGGCTGAACAATATGCTGATGCAATTGAGCTCTTACTTCGTGATCCGGAAAAGATAAAAACACTTTCTTATAATGCGAGAACTCAATATGAGAATGAATTGAACTGGACGGTTTGGGGTGAGAAAATCGCTCAAATTATAGAATTTCTTTTAAAAAAAACTAAAACTAAACTTTAA
- a CDS encoding glycosyltransferase family A protein, with translation MLFTVFTPTYNRSHLLNRLFQSLSKQTVRNFEWLIIDDGSTDKTEEVVTQFISQADFPVRYIKQKNQGKHIAINTALEKAVGKWYLPIDSDDFVINNCLEVCGELALETDNNEFGGFTFIHAPEEMYGKEFQNGVKKWTEYNSYQWDFAGEMVYVLKMEVIRKYPFPVFENEKFCQESVQLIPIIKNHKILFTDYILAFGEYLEDGLSQNLYQRLLDNPNYAMFAFKTKLMVAKFWEEKMQLTKNYWDIALKTNQPIFKTFLNFPFLLNLNYFKDRILEKLKV, from the coding sequence ATGTTATTTACTGTTTTTACCCCAACTTACAATCGAAGTCACTTGCTCAACCGGCTTTTTCAAAGTTTATCGAAACAAACCGTTCGTAATTTTGAATGGCTGATTATTGACGACGGTTCTACTGATAAAACAGAAGAAGTGGTTACTCAATTTATTTCGCAAGCCGATTTTCCGGTTCGATATATTAAACAAAAAAATCAGGGAAAGCATATTGCCATTAATACCGCTTTGGAAAAGGCAGTCGGGAAATGGTATTTACCGATTGACAGCGATGATTTTGTCATAAATAACTGTCTTGAAGTTTGCGGAGAACTGGCGCTCGAAACGGATAATAATGAATTTGGAGGCTTTACTTTTATTCATGCTCCAGAAGAAATGTACGGTAAGGAATTTCAAAATGGCGTAAAAAAATGGACGGAGTATAACAGCTATCAATGGGATTTTGCCGGGGAAATGGTTTATGTTTTGAAAATGGAAGTGATCAGAAAATATCCATTTCCTGTTTTTGAGAATGAGAAGTTTTGCCAGGAAAGCGTACAGCTCATTCCGATTATTAAAAACCATAAGATTCTTTTTACAGATTATATTTTAGCTTTCGGGGAATATCTGGAAGATGGTTTAAGTCAAAATCTGTATCAGCGTTTATTGGATAATCCGAATTATGCGATGTTCGCTTTTAAAACGAAACTGATGGTTGCAAAATTTTGGGAAGAGAAAATGCAGTTGACGAAAAACTATTGGGATATTGCGCTGAAGACCAATCAACCGATTTTTAAAACCTTTCTGAATTTCCCGTTTTTATTAAATCTGAATTATTTTAAAGACCGAATTCTGGAAAAACTTAAAGTTTAG
- a CDS encoding glycosyltransferase, with the protein MKKKILFEVDIKDWAFYFMVKSWSSKLADEYDCYYVCNDIYRIKELPKMSRIKITLLNTISKIRFKLHRTFSNHNKKVQFIDSSGNYSFPKYTKSLVTPFSDETKKVEILNFDYLVSMAYFFQYVAEIPFKGRKNLIGIFNDSFPHLGPENDLKTKTHVNSLSREEFFNKYLKSYDFLLLANDNLIRAYQEYTENLEFALGIYKEEFFGRTKIKTEVFTLGWTGNPHREVKGFFEVIEPAVKKVLETGRKVRLKTSFNASYEEMIEFYNDVDLAVIASSGDGAPTMFCEASLSDIPSVSTFIGLPSMVIQDKVNGLFINRDIDEMANAIIYLYDNRDILEGFSKRIKKDYLEMMSNEKNIAKIRKVLQKLD; encoded by the coding sequence ATGAAGAAAAAAATACTTTTTGAAGTCGATATAAAAGATTGGGCTTTCTATTTTATGGTAAAATCATGGTCTTCAAAATTGGCCGATGAATACGACTGTTATTATGTTTGTAATGACATTTACCGTATCAAAGAACTGCCGAAAATGAGTCGGATTAAGATTACTCTTCTGAATACCATTTCTAAAATCCGCTTTAAACTACACCGAACATTTTCCAATCATAATAAAAAAGTTCAGTTTATCGATTCTTCCGGAAATTACTCTTTTCCAAAATATACAAAATCGCTCGTAACGCCTTTTAGTGATGAGACAAAGAAGGTTGAAATCTTAAATTTCGATTATCTGGTTTCGATGGCGTATTTTTTTCAGTACGTTGCGGAAATTCCATTTAAAGGCCGAAAAAATCTGATTGGGATTTTCAATGATTCCTTTCCTCATCTCGGACCCGAAAACGATTTAAAAACTAAAACTCACGTCAATTCGCTTTCTCGGGAAGAGTTTTTTAATAAATATTTAAAGTCATACGATTTTCTTTTGCTTGCCAATGACAATCTCATTCGTGCATATCAGGAATATACTGAAAATTTAGAGTTCGCTTTGGGCATTTATAAAGAAGAATTCTTTGGTAGAACTAAAATCAAAACTGAAGTATTTACCTTAGGCTGGACCGGAAATCCGCACCGTGAGGTGAAAGGTTTTTTTGAAGTTATCGAACCTGCTGTAAAAAAAGTTCTGGAAACCGGCAGAAAAGTTCGGTTAAAAACTTCTTTCAATGCATCTTACGAAGAAATGATCGAATTCTATAACGATGTGGATCTTGCCGTAATTGCCTCGAGTGGCGACGGCGCTCCTACGATGTTTTGTGAAGCGAGTCTTTCAGATATTCCTTCGGTTTCCACGTTTATTGGACTGCCATCGATGGTGATTCAAGATAAAGTTAACGGCCTTTTTATCAATCGTGATATTGATGAAATGGCCAACGCAATAATTTATCTTTACGATAATCGAGATATTTTGGAGGGCTTTTCAAAAAGAATTAAAAAGGATTATTTAGAGATGATGAGCAATGAGAAGAATATTGCCAAAATTAGAAAAGTGTTGCAGAAATTAGATTAG
- a CDS encoding glycosyltransferase family 2 protein, which translates to MNPLVTISIPLYKCVDFLERCLDSVLAQTYSNIEVTLINDNTPDKSVQIAEDFIAEHQLETWKIIHLERNSGLSVVRNKGIDTAKGRYLFFLDSDDTITPDCIMKLVEVGERTGAEMVVSQIECEQFKTGHKHFCMGQLNHLETIFGNAQVFEAFAEGKILSSAVNKLFIVSYLQKEKIYFVPGLFAQDELWTFQLTLKINSVAFQKDITYTYYLHDKSVIHNRDKRNFDNWFTIGRYIDDEYKKETDRARKNLILKYLIHYKSLTLQMNWKAQKNEELWKESYTNYKMLSSLSLRDYLSRDYSSGSKKLNLFNQLPTELGFMVFKWRYER; encoded by the coding sequence ATGAATCCTTTAGTCACCATATCCATACCACTTTATAAGTGTGTCGATTTTCTGGAAAGATGTCTGGATTCAGTTCTGGCACAGACTTACTCTAATATCGAAGTGACTTTGATCAATGACAATACTCCTGATAAAAGCGTACAGATTGCAGAGGATTTTATTGCAGAACACCAACTTGAAACATGGAAAATTATTCATTTAGAAAGAAATTCGGGTTTATCAGTTGTAAGAAACAAAGGGATTGATACCGCAAAGGGAAGGTATCTGTTTTTTTTGGACAGTGATGATACCATCACGCCAGATTGCATCATGAAACTGGTAGAGGTTGGAGAACGTACCGGAGCAGAAATGGTCGTTTCGCAAATCGAATGTGAGCAGTTTAAAACTGGACATAAACATTTCTGCATGGGCCAGTTGAATCACTTAGAAACCATCTTCGGAAATGCGCAGGTATTTGAAGCATTTGCGGAGGGTAAAATATTGAGTTCAGCGGTCAATAAACTATTTATTGTAAGTTATTTGCAGAAGGAAAAAATTTACTTCGTGCCCGGGTTATTCGCCCAAGATGAACTTTGGACCTTTCAGCTCACTTTAAAAATAAATTCAGTGGCTTTTCAAAAGGATATTACCTACACTTATTATTTACATGATAAGTCCGTAATCCATAACCGTGATAAGCGAAACTTTGATAATTGGTTTACCATCGGCCGGTACATCGATGATGAGTATAAGAAGGAAACGGACAGGGCCCGGAAAAATTTAATTCTTAAGTATTTGATTCATTACAAATCCTTAACGCTTCAGATGAATTGGAAGGCACAGAAAAATGAAGAACTTTGGAAAGAGAGTTATACGAACTATAAAATGCTTTCAAGCCTTTCTTTGCGCGATTATTTATCACGAGACTATTCCAGTGGTTCGAAGAAATTGAATTTATTCAATCAACTTCCTACTGAGTTAGGATTTATGGTTTTTAAATGGCGTTATGAACGGTAA
- a CDS encoding glycosyltransferase family 2 protein — protein sequence MLFSILVAHYNNFEYFKDFYKSVLNQTYQNFEIIIVDDYSTDNSLEKIKTYTAEDPRVKIFENETNKGVGFTKRKCVEMASGEICGFIDPDDAVTEDALELSIKGYLANPKIVGTYSQIMLCDNMLRPQKVYARTKKVINGKPLFFNINNEISHFFTFRKESYLKTAGINPNLTASEDFDLYLKMYEVGDLVYIPKPLYFYRLHDKGISQNKSKTEKVHKSWNEMLKEACKRRNITKIGNIILTENSDLSKIIFEKENTFAAKVKRKITALLQ from the coding sequence ATGTTATTCTCCATACTTGTAGCGCATTATAATAATTTTGAATATTTTAAAGATTTCTATAAAAGCGTTCTGAACCAAACCTATCAAAATTTCGAAATCATCATTGTTGATGATTACTCCACCGATAATTCTTTAGAAAAGATAAAAACGTATACCGCTGAAGATCCGAGAGTGAAAATTTTCGAAAATGAAACAAACAAAGGCGTTGGCTTTACGAAAAGAAAATGTGTAGAAATGGCCAGTGGCGAAATTTGCGGTTTCATAGATCCTGACGATGCTGTAACCGAAGACGCATTGGAATTAAGTATTAAAGGTTATCTGGCCAATCCCAAAATTGTAGGAACTTATTCACAAATCATGTTATGTGATAACATGCTTCGTCCACAAAAGGTGTACGCAAGAACCAAAAAGGTGATCAATGGAAAGCCACTTTTCTTTAACATTAATAATGAAATTTCCCATTTTTTCACTTTCCGGAAAGAATCCTACCTTAAAACCGCTGGCATCAATCCAAATCTTACAGCTTCTGAAGATTTTGATCTGTATTTAAAAATGTACGAAGTTGGTGATTTGGTTTATATCCCTAAACCCTTATATTTTTACAGATTACACGATAAAGGAATTTCCCAGAACAAATCCAAAACGGAAAAAGTTCACAAAAGCTGGAATGAGATGTTGAAGGAGGCTTGTAAAAGAAGGAATATTACAAAAATTGGAAATATTATTTTAACAGAAAATAGTGATTTATCAAAAATTATATTTGAAAAAGAAAACACATTTGCCGCTAAAGTGAAAAGAAAAATAACCGCGCTTTTACAGTGA
- a CDS encoding glycosyltransferase family protein, protein MITILIKSFNRPFYLDRCLASIHRFVKGNYKVNILDDGTPEKYLNKIKAKYPEVNIQRSGQYHQKVKIVQENLETGKEIDGFQIPTQLWIDAVKNATDFVLVTEDDVWFTKPVDLEEITTQMKNHEMALVKLGWHGNTDAFKELDTSAISEHLNRSYPKKLFTSNRWVMDLFMHNKFKFFSLLYRLGLVDHLTQQKYWQLNSILMGVWQKDYWLYVWKDVHGRVDEKMQLRNAAVWFHEHKKNLNMVAMIREECMKTTFQSSATNSYHKSDFDFDVNYFNHLINEAWLNESFDVMQNFPQDFSLSYFEKFLDKKINIEEFQKWVAQFKDLYRSLGAIVD, encoded by the coding sequence ATGATAACCATCCTCATCAAATCCTTTAACCGCCCGTTTTATCTGGACCGTTGTTTAGCCAGCATTCATCGATTTGTGAAGGGAAATTATAAAGTGAATATCCTGGATGATGGAACGCCAGAAAAATATTTGAATAAAATCAAAGCGAAATATCCAGAAGTCAACATTCAACGATCCGGGCAATATCATCAAAAAGTTAAGATCGTTCAAGAAAACTTAGAAACCGGAAAAGAAATAGATGGTTTTCAGATTCCCACTCAATTGTGGATCGATGCCGTAAAAAATGCGACCGATTTCGTTTTGGTCACCGAAGATGATGTTTGGTTTACAAAGCCAGTTGATCTTGAGGAAATAACCACTCAGATGAAAAATCATGAAATGGCTTTGGTAAAACTGGGCTGGCATGGAAATACAGATGCTTTTAAAGAACTGGATACATCGGCGATATCAGAACATTTAAACCGTTCCTATCCGAAGAAACTATTCACTTCCAACCGTTGGGTGATGGATTTGTTTATGCACAATAAATTCAAATTTTTCTCACTCCTTTATCGCTTGGGTTTAGTAGACCACCTTACCCAACAAAAATATTGGCAACTGAATTCTATTTTGATGGGAGTCTGGCAAAAAGACTATTGGTTATACGTTTGGAAAGACGTGCACGGAAGAGTCGACGAGAAAATGCAGTTGCGAAATGCGGCGGTTTGGTTTCATGAACATAAAAAGAATCTCAACATGGTTGCGATGATCCGGGAAGAATGTATGAAAACAACCTTTCAGTCATCGGCAACGAACTCTTACCACAAATCTGATTTTGATTTTGATGTCAATTACTTTAATCACTTAATAAACGAAGCTTGGCTTAATGAATCTTTTGATGTGATGCAAAATTTCCCGCAGGATTTCAGTTTAAGTTACTTTGAGAAATTTTTAGATAAGAAAATCAATATCGAAGAATTTCAAAAGTGGGTTGCACAATTTAAAGATTTATACCGAAGCTTAGGGGCGATCGTAGACTAA